A window from Amblyomma americanum isolate KBUSLIRL-KWMA chromosome 7, ASM5285725v1, whole genome shotgun sequence encodes these proteins:
- the LOC144097196 gene encoding uncharacterized protein LOC144097196, translating into MNLSREDMMEQFLEAVRVFPFLYDKTHPEYKDKDAKMKRWAIIGRTFDLTGPQAEEKFRNVKDRWLKIVSAPEGARKSDAEGEAGKVHTEWTLFDIVDGMLRNTPLYAERSSTNVPPEEDICIRPSPLSPNSSSSPRMVARCVSSPAAMLFQQMYKGSPFYFTDKDDWSVPSASEAAASAAGPSGLSTSQARAAAPDPGSAKRRASNEPSSRTKRRRSDSYDEAVEDVLGSCSDPLLELKKK; encoded by the exons ATGAATCTCAGCCGAGAGGACATGATGGAACAATTTCTGGAGGCTGTTCGCGTGTTCCCCTTTTTGTACGATAAAACTCACCCGGAGTACAAAGATAAGGACGCCAAAATGAAGCGGTGGGCGATCATCGGCAGAACATTCGATCTGACTG GACCGCAAGCAGAAGAAAAATTTAGAAATGTGAAGGATCGTTGGCTGAAAATTGTGTCGGCGCCGGAGGGGGCCCGCAAAAGTGACGCCGAAGGAGAGGCCGGAAAGGTCCACACGGAGTGGACACTTTTCGACATCGTGGATGGCATGCTGAGGAATACACCACTTTATgctgaaag GTCTTCAACAAATGTGCCCCCAGAAGAGGACAT CTGCATTCGCCCATCACCACTGTCACCCAACAGCTCTTCCAGCCCGAGAATGGTGGCCAG GTGTGTCTCAAGCCCAGCTGCTATGCTTTTTCAACAAAT GTACAAAGGCAGCCCCTTTTACTTTACTGATAAAGACGACTGGAG tGTCCCCAGTGCATCAGAAGCTGCGGCATCTGCTGCTGGCCCTTCAGG GCTCTCAACTTCACAAGCAAGAGCTGCTGCTCCAGATCCAGG GTCTGCCAAAAGGCGAGCATCCAATGAACCTTCCTCTCG GACCAAAAGAAGGCGGTCCGACAGCTACGACGAAGCGGTGGAAGATGTCCTGGGAAGCTGCTCAGATCCGCTGTTGGAACttaagaaaaaatga
- the LOC144097775 gene encoding endothelin-converting enzyme 1-like: MGKKTKGEKPAVGDKKSGRRKHRSTKTDSEPANPSAGKSEKEADPTSPLSSTTGVGADVPNAGEETAASPGQPQQTQATTTAATVSGEATAKAKYSDSSEPEPQGGQPTGVAVPECEPRIAEQLNVGATSPPLASPGSSDAPPPRPSGGGGGSPVPVQSSGQQQQKPQAPGAHSGVDHGAEGRTVVKTSALDSLSPTTRVITEAATILRSPVTKLFTAEHGAWRKKVVVALVALVVAIGTIALMALAAEVQFGRKRKAYCDSEDCLSHVDMLTTNLDGNIDPCEDFSAYVCSAWTRSAEYREHVKGPIDAMLYARFLRFSTMLAEGAKKLPVGDKALAMYESCMSSDTTEVTNLDNFRRLMKAIGLSWPEQPTANVSALGTLLVMAYKWQMPLWMSVTVPVTRDTAKWRLQIKPGHYITVLRNQYENVRSGGGYTEYWHGYYNAFRTNSTQQLDEPSIEAVADDEGAILENLKSSVVSLKKIPAVIPFASIGNYSAPLSSDAWLQQLNLHLELTPPVLADHQVIASDIRFLTTVGALFANYSSQRLLSQLSWSFVQLYAPISSPKLHVVRFGDRWKADLYRPVFCAVHVESTFKLLAFTLDYVSRLTRQDELVVNMGYSSLISELLIMLNNSPWLDLESRKLATSKVQSVQAIIWPSPHWFDNDDLEELYSDYPSKEETFGDYWINARFAMAKHNRTDEFHAIQGLPMNVPPADFEYDYVLNNIEVPIAIVNKPLYYKRGTWAMFYGGLGFQMALEILNALDKEGLHWNSDGEPVTSIVSEGSMKTFESKDSCLKGEGIESIFPEIPALEVAHSAMMRAIKSDKRALTVEGLSEERVFFMTICYMMCSSTTAYDLYHTCDKVVRNSLAFRKAFGCSNGTKMNPTKKCAFFT, encoded by the exons ATGGGTAAAAAGACGAAAGGAGAGAAGCCAGCCGTCGGCGACAAGAAAAGTGGTCGCCGCAAGCATCGCTCGACCAAGACCGATTCGGAGCCGGCTAACCCTAGCGCCGGCAAGAGCGAGAAGGAAGCGGACCCCACCAGCCCCCTATCCTCCACTACCGGTGTCGGGGCTGACGTCCCCAACGCCGGTGAGGAGACGGCAGCTTCGCCGGGGCAGCCCCAACAAACGCAGGCCACGACCACAGCAGCGACCGTCAGCGGGGAGGCTACGGCAAAAGCAAAGTATTCTGATAGTTCAGAGCCAGAACCACAAGGAGGCCAGCCCACGGGTGTCGCTGTGCCCGAGTGTGAACCGCGGATTGCGGAACAGCTAAACGTCGGGGCCACGTCGCCTCCGCTCGCCAGTCCGGGAAGCTCGGATGCACCGCCACCTCGGCCCTCCGGAGGAGGCGGCGGCTCGCCGGTCCCCGTGCAGAGCagcggacagcagcagcagaagccgcaaGCGCCCGGTGCCCACAGCGGCGTGGATCACGGGGCGGAGGGAAGAACCGTGGTCAAAACTTCCGCTTTAGACAGTCTCTCCCCGACCACAAGAGTGATTACAGAGGCTGCGACAATC CTCAGGTCCCCTGTGACGAAACTATTTACGGCCGAACACGGCGCATGGAGAAAGAAAGTGGTTGTGGCCTTGGTAGCTCTTGTGGTCGCCATTGGTACCATCGCACTCATGGCTCTGGCGGCAGAAGTTCAGTTCGGCAGGAAGCGCAAGGCATACTGCGACTCGGAGGACTGCTTGTCCCACGTCGACATGCTCACTACCAACCTGGACGGGAACATCGACCCGTGCGAAGATTTCTCAGCGTATGTCTGCTCGGCGTGGACGCGATCGGCCGAGTACAGAGAGCACGTGAAAGGGCCCATAGATGCCATGCTGTACGCTCGATTCCTCCGCTTCAGCACAATGCTCGCCGAAGGAGCGAAGAAACTTCCAGTAGGCGACAAAGCGCTTGCCATGTACGAATCCTGCATGAGCTCCGACACCACGGAAGTGACGAACCTGGACAACTTCCGACGTCTTATGAAGGCAATCGGGCTCAGCTGGCCGGAACAGCCCACAGCCAACGTCAGCGCCCTGGGTACTCTGCTTGTGATGGCGTACAAGTGGCAGATGCCATTGTGGATGTCGGTCACAGTACCAGTCACGAGAGACACGGCGAAATGGCGGCTCCAGATCAAACCAGGGCATTACATAACTGTGCTGCGAAACCAGTACGAAAACGTCAGGAGCGGTGGCGGGTACACAGAATACTGGCACGGGTACTACAATGCATTTCGCACCAACTCCACGCAACAATTAGACGAACCTTCGATCGAAGCCGTTGCCGACGACGAAGGTGCTATACTAGAAAACCTTAAAAGCTCTGTCGTGTCACTGAAAAAAATTCCCGCCGTGATCCCATTCGCCTCTATTGGCAACTACTCAGCTCCTCTCTCTTCTGACGCGTGGCTGCAACAGTTGAACCTGCACCTGGAATTAACACCACCAGTTCTTGCGGACCACCAAGTCATCGCGAGCGACATCAGATTTCTCACTACAGTGGGAGCCCTGTTTGCGAACTACAGCAGTCAGAGGCTTCTCAGCCAGTTGTCTTGGTCTTTCGTCCAGCTGTACGCGCCCATATCGAGTCCCAAACTTCACGTGGTGCGCTTTGGCGATCGCTGGAAAGCAGACCTGTACAGGCCCGTCTTTTGCGCCGTCCATGTCGAATCGACATTCAAATTGCTCGCCTTCACACTCGATTATGTGTCACGCCTAACGCGACAAGACGAGCTTGTCGTGAACATGGGTTATAGCAGCCTCATTTCGGAACTGCTTATTATGCTCAACAACAGCCCATGGCTGGATTTGGAGAGCCGGAAGCTGGCAACAAGCAAGGTGCAATCCGTACAGGCCATTATCTGGCCTTCACCTCACTGGTTCGACAATGATGACCTCGAGGAGCTGTACAGTGACTATCCATCCAAGGAAGAAACGTTTGGAGACTACTGGATAAATGCCCGCTTCGCAATGGCGAAACACAACAGGACGGACGAGTTCCATGCCATACAGGGACTGCCAATGAACGTTCCACCAGCTGACTTTGAGTACGACTACGTTCTTAACAACATTGAGGTACCCATCGCCATAGTAAACAAGCCTTTGTACTACAAGAGAGGAACGTGGGCCATGTTCTACGGTGGGCTTGGATTCCAGATGGCTTTAGAAATACTCAATGCACTGGACAAGGAGGGACTTCACTGGAACAGCGACGGAGAGCCCGTCACATCCATAGTGTCCGAGGGCTCGATGAAAACCTTCGAATCTAAGGACAGTTGCCTGAAAGGCGAGGGCATTGAGAGCATATTTCCGGAAATTCCAGCCTTGGAGGTCGCCCACTCTGCCATGATGCGTGCCATTAAATCCGACAAGAGAGCTCTTACAGTCGAAGGCTTGTCAGAAGAAAGAGTATTCTTCATGACTATATGCTATATGATGTGCTCATCAACGACAGCCTATGATTTGTACCACACTTGTGACAAGGTTGTCCGTAACTCACTGGCTTTCCGAAAGGCCTTTGGATGCAGCAATGGTACAAAAATGAACCCGACGAAAAAATGCGCTTTCTTTACTTGA